The nucleotide sequence GTCGAAAACCACAACAAGTGGAAAGACGACATCGAGGCTGTGACGGGCAACAAGGTCGGCTATCCGATGATCGGCGATACCGATCTGGCCGTCGCCAAGCTTTACGACATGCTGCCCGCCAGCGAGGCCGGCACCTCCGAAGGGCGCACCCCGGCCGACAATGCCACTGTGCGCACGGTGTTCATCATCGGGCCCGACAAGAAGGTGAAGCTCTCGCTCACCTACCCGATGACCACGGGGCGCAACTTCGACGAGATCCTGCGTGCACTGGATTCGATCCAACTGACCGCGCAGCACCAAGTGGCGACGCCCGCCAACTGGAAGCATGGTGAGGATGTGATCATCACGCCTGCGGTCTCCGATGAGGATGCCACCAGCCGGTTCGGCGCCTTCGACAAGATCCTGCCCTACCTGCGCAAGACGAAACAGCCGGGCTGAACACCGCGCCCTTTGACGTCTTTTCAGGCGCCGTCCTCTCTGGGGGCGGCGCTTTTTCTTTGGCGGTTGCCGGGAGGGGAGGGCGCGTTGCTATAGTGGGGGCGGATCAAGGGAGGATCGGCCATGCAGAAGATACAGGTTCAAGGCGTTCATCACATCACGCTCACGGGGGCGGATCGGCAGACGTCCATCGATTTCTGGGAAGGGGTGCTCGGCATGCCCTTCATCTTCGACCAGCCCAATCTTGACGATCCGGACGAGGGGCATCTCTATTTCGATCCGGGCGACGGGCGGCTGATCACCGTTTTCACCAATGAGACGCGCAAGCCCGATCCCCGGCGCACGCCGATGGAGCCGGGCTGTGTCCACCATCTCGCCTTCTCTGTGGGGCTCGCCACCTTCCGTCAGGTGGCGGCGCGGCTTGA is from Pseudoruegeria sp. SHC-113 and encodes:
- a CDS encoding VOC family protein, producing MQKIQVQGVHHITLTGADRQTSIDFWEGVLGMPFIFDQPNLDDPDEGHLYFDPGDGRLITVFTNETRKPDPRRTPMEPGCVHHLAFSVGLATFRQVAARLEARGIEHSGHKDRGFMDSIYFKDPMGLLIELACYKFEPPVGCSHADVMITAHRLRVERGDYNIQEAHLADAIEMLVARRQESLSTDRGAKNPY
- a CDS encoding peroxiredoxin — translated: MALRINDTAPDFTAETTEGQISFHDWIGDGYAILFSHPKDFTPVCTTELGAMAGMAGEFAKRNAKIIGISVDPVENHNKWKDDIEAVTGNKVGYPMIGDTDLAVAKLYDMLPASEAGTSEGRTPADNATVRTVFIIGPDKKVKLSLTYPMTTGRNFDEILRALDSIQLTAQHQVATPANWKHGEDVIITPAVSDEDATSRFGAFDKILPYLRKTKQPG